From the Paenibacillus sp. FSL H8-0548 genome, one window contains:
- the comER gene encoding late competence protein ComER, with product MNVGFIGTGTMGSLLIEALIASGALSPSQISISNRTFAKAKALADRYFGMRAEYTNAGAAYGCDIIFLCVKPLEFKKAVDELKPIIRPNQIVVSITSPVLISHLEGELDCKIAKVIPSITNYVWSGASLCIYGQRIDEEDKQLLEDLLSHISEPLRIDESYTRIVSDLSSCGPAFISFLLEQFVDAAVEETGIGREEAQRVASAMLLGTGLLLTEGGLTPADIQARVAVPGGITAQALHLLRRETDGVFNQLIRTTHAKFNEDVVKVSTAFIGEEVNGQ from the coding sequence ATGAATGTCGGATTTATCGGGACGGGCACAATGGGAAGCCTGCTCATTGAAGCTTTGATTGCATCGGGCGCTTTATCTCCTTCACAAATTTCGATAAGCAATCGCACCTTTGCAAAAGCGAAAGCGTTGGCCGACCGTTACTTCGGCATGAGAGCCGAATATACGAACGCCGGAGCAGCGTACGGCTGCGATATCATCTTCTTGTGTGTCAAACCGCTGGAATTCAAAAAAGCAGTCGACGAATTAAAGCCGATCATTCGTCCAAACCAAATTGTTGTATCCATAACCAGCCCTGTGCTTATCTCACATTTGGAGGGCGAACTCGATTGCAAAATCGCGAAGGTGATTCCCAGTATTACAAACTATGTATGGAGCGGAGCCTCGCTTTGCATATACGGTCAGAGAATTGACGAGGAAGATAAACAGCTGCTGGAGGATTTGTTATCCCATATCAGCGAGCCGCTGCGAATTGATGAGAGCTATACCCGTATCGTATCGGATTTATCAAGCTGCGGCCCAGCCTTCATCTCCTTTTTATTGGAACAGTTCGTTGATGCGGCTGTAGAGGAAACTGGCATTGGCCGCGAAGAAGCACAGCGAGTAGCGAGCGCCATGCTGCTAGGAACAGGCCTGCTGTTAACGGAAGGCGGTTTAACGCCTGCTGATATTCAAGCGAGAGTCGCCGTACCAGGCGGCATTACGGCCCAAGCGCTGCATTTGTTGAGACGTGAGACGGATGGTGTTTTTAATCAGCTGATTCGCACAACCCATGCCAAATTCAATGAAGATGTGGTTAAGGTTTCGACCGCCTTTATAGGCGAAGAGGTGAACGGTCAATAG
- a CDS encoding MFS transporter: MRKKEYFVNTNNGNAALTRASGATAMTSSWLLLVGILLISANLRASITAVGPIVSDIQQSYGLSGTLTGLLTTLPLLAFALISPLAPRMAQRISMENTLFAAMVVLTGAIIIRSLPSVAALFAGTVLLGMAIAVANVLLPSLIKRDFSTKVGVMTGLYSVVMNLGAAFASGLSIPIAEELNFGWQGMLICWAALALISTMVWLPQIRKFPRTSKGALTSSKKSESLFGSLLAWQVTLFMGLQSFGFYVNVTWLPEIMHDRGMSLADAGWMLSLLQFVSLPATFITPVIAGRQVSQRGLVMITAVLMLIGYVGLLTGNAALIPICMVMLGLSGGAGFSLAVMFFVLRTSSTEQSAQLSGMAQSVGYLLAAAGPLLFGLIHDLTSNWSLSLIMLIIVAVLLGITGLGAGANKTLASERGN, encoded by the coding sequence ATGAGAAAGAAGGAATATTTTGTGAATACGAATAATGGAAATGCGGCTTTGACGCGGGCGTCTGGCGCAACCGCAATGACTAGCTCATGGTTATTGCTAGTAGGAATCTTACTTATTTCTGCTAATCTAAGAGCATCAATTACCGCTGTCGGCCCCATTGTGTCAGATATACAGCAATCATATGGCCTCTCGGGAACACTTACGGGATTGCTTACGACATTGCCGTTGCTGGCATTTGCACTGATCTCGCCCCTTGCACCTCGAATGGCTCAACGCATAAGTATGGAGAATACACTGTTTGCAGCCATGGTGGTTTTGACAGGTGCGATTATCATTCGTTCTTTACCATCAGTAGCGGCTTTGTTTGCAGGAACGGTTCTGCTGGGGATGGCGATTGCGGTTGCTAACGTTCTGCTGCCAAGCTTAATTAAACGAGATTTTTCAACAAAAGTTGGAGTAATGACCGGTTTGTACTCTGTGGTTATGAATTTAGGCGCTGCTTTTGCTTCAGGCTTGAGTATTCCAATTGCAGAGGAGCTTAACTTTGGTTGGCAGGGCATGCTGATTTGCTGGGCAGCTTTAGCACTTATTTCTACCATGGTCTGGCTTCCTCAAATCCGTAAATTCCCGCGAACGAGCAAGGGAGCATTAACATCTAGCAAAAAAAGCGAAAGCCTGTTTGGTTCTCTTCTCGCATGGCAGGTTACATTATTTATGGGGCTCCAGTCGTTTGGTTTTTATGTGAATGTGACGTGGCTGCCTGAAATTATGCACGATCGAGGCATGAGTCTTGCAGATGCGGGCTGGATGCTGTCGCTGCTTCAATTCGTCAGCCTGCCGGCAACATTTATTACACCCGTTATTGCAGGGCGGCAGGTTAGTCAACGAGGTCTTGTTATGATCACGGCTGTTTTGATGCTGATCGGCTACGTTGGTTTACTAACTGGAAATGCAGCTTTAATCCCAATTTGCATGGTTATGTTAGGATTGTCCGGAGGGGCAGGCTTCAGTCTTGCAGTGATGTTCTTTGTGCTGCGGACGAGCAGCACGGAGCAATCGGCACAGCTGTCAGGGATGGCACAGTCCGTAGGGTATTTGCTCGCTGCTGCCGGTCCGCTGCTATTCGGGCTGATACATGACCTGACCAGCAATTGGAGCCTATCATTAATCATGCTTATTATTGTAGCTGTGCTTCTAGGGATTACCGGTTTAGGTGCAGGTGCCAATAAAACGCTGGCTTCGGAGCGGGGGAATTAA
- a CDS encoding ComEA family DNA-binding protein → MYSVRNGLSSKQLMLAVICILTAVILLATALMEPKQVATGEWIPLNEAVESAFASLDEPIAEEVLQESSDIADANHSESIAGKTTGLAPKENEAIAAEPPAPDVEPSKAMEAMESTAIAVNDGRLDINRATAAELDGLKGIGPAKAQAIIEDRERNGSFTSAEDLLRVKGIGEKLLQGIKESIVARP, encoded by the coding sequence TTGTATTCAGTTAGGAATGGGCTTTCTAGCAAGCAGCTGATGCTTGCTGTCATTTGCATTTTGACTGCCGTTATTTTATTGGCAACGGCTCTTATGGAGCCTAAACAAGTGGCGACCGGTGAATGGATTCCTCTAAATGAAGCAGTAGAAAGTGCATTCGCATCATTGGATGAACCCATTGCTGAGGAAGTCTTGCAGGAGTCAAGCGATATCGCTGATGCTAATCATTCAGAGAGCATAGCCGGGAAAACCACGGGTCTTGCCCCAAAGGAGAATGAAGCTATAGCAGCCGAACCACCTGCTCCAGACGTGGAGCCAAGCAAAGCGATGGAGGCTATGGAATCAACGGCGATTGCTGTAAATGACGGCAGGCTTGACATTAACCGGGCAACAGCAGCTGAGCTTGACGGGCTGAAAGGCATTGGCCCTGCAAAGGCTCAGGCCATTATTGAGGATAGAGAAAGAAACGGAAGCTTCACTTCGGCTGAGGATTTGCTCCGTGTCAAAGGGATTGGAGAAAAACTGCTGCAAGGAATAAAAGAGAGCATTGTCGCTCGTCCATAA
- a CDS encoding pseudouridine synthase — protein MSKKIRIDKLLAHMGLGTRSEIKRAVKLGKVTFAGKVIKDSGLIVDSETTEVAFEGTPVVYQELVYFMLNKPQGVISATEDGRERTVIDLLEPQDRLREPFPVGRLDKDTVGLLLLTNDGQLAHELLSPRKHVAKTYEAIVQGKVGEDDKQSFAAGVALDDGYMTMPAVLEIREYEMRENEVFSSIALTIMEGKFHQVKRMFEAVDKTVVYLKRAAMGPLKLDESLPEGAYRELTNEEIELLRSHKRAAQ, from the coding sequence ATGAGCAAAAAAATTAGAATAGATAAGCTGCTCGCCCATATGGGGCTTGGTACACGAAGTGAAATCAAAAGAGCGGTCAAGCTGGGAAAGGTGACCTTCGCTGGCAAGGTGATTAAGGATAGCGGACTTATCGTTGATTCAGAAACGACTGAGGTTGCTTTTGAAGGAACACCGGTCGTTTATCAAGAACTTGTGTATTTTATGCTTAATAAGCCGCAAGGGGTGATTTCTGCAACAGAGGATGGACGCGAGCGTACGGTCATCGATTTGCTTGAACCGCAGGATCGATTGCGTGAGCCGTTTCCTGTCGGCAGATTGGACAAGGATACGGTTGGCCTGCTGTTGCTGACTAATGATGGACAGCTTGCACACGAGCTGTTGTCTCCCCGCAAGCATGTAGCGAAAACCTATGAAGCAATTGTCCAAGGGAAAGTCGGAGAAGATGATAAACAAAGCTTTGCGGCTGGCGTTGCGCTGGATGACGGTTATATGACTATGCCTGCCGTTCTTGAAATTAGGGAATATGAGATGCGGGAGAATGAAGTTTTCTCCAGTATTGCTCTAACGATAATGGAAGGTAAATTCCATCAAGTGAAAAGAATGTTTGAAGCTGTAGATAAGACGGTCGTATACTTAAAGAGAGCAGCTATGGGGCCGCTGAAGCTGGACGAATCGCTGCCCGAGGGTGCTTACCGGGAGCTGACCAATGAGGAAATTGAGCTTCTTCGGTCGCATAAACGAGCTGCTCAGTAA
- a CDS encoding GNAT family N-acetyltransferase — translation MEALTLFMIKEGITIKIAKEQLLQQFGQWTAFVTDLEKYDERFWNQSLGAGKWSVRQVVAHILRWDDYFYEESIAKLSEASPLTVKHLDYDEFNELAKTYGKATSIAVLTAQAVQSRMRILDKIASLTDEQYAATYTDADGHPFEVEQYMKDFIWHDQHHIQPIQRLLHTRIEEMSLNGWPALRTIVYDGWLLRFSNGYTKRSNSINPIYGHTLELDAKIRACEELYDQKGIRTTFKITPLSQPATLDEELASRGYALIDQTVVKTVHLSEVRAPTYDDVWLESEPSESWLDAVAIFSGLTAEQKTTTRQMLEHSPLKSCFALLHVNGIPVAGGFAVIEEEWIGLYDIVTDQEHRNKGYGEQLILHLLQWGKSNSARNGYLLVVKNNAPANRLYDKLGYIPQYEYWYRVRESIT, via the coding sequence TTGGAAGCTCTTACACTATTTATGATAAAAGAGGGGATCACGATTAAAATCGCAAAAGAGCAGCTGCTGCAGCAATTTGGCCAATGGACAGCTTTCGTAACGGATTTAGAAAAATATGATGAACGATTTTGGAATCAGAGCTTGGGCGCTGGAAAATGGTCGGTTCGCCAGGTTGTGGCACATATTTTGCGGTGGGACGACTATTTCTATGAAGAATCGATTGCAAAATTGAGCGAGGCTTCTCCTCTTACTGTAAAGCATTTGGATTATGATGAGTTTAATGAGCTGGCGAAGACTTATGGGAAAGCGACATCAATCGCAGTGCTGACTGCTCAGGCGGTGCAAAGCCGTATGCGGATTTTGGACAAGATAGCAAGCTTGACGGACGAGCAGTATGCAGCAACCTACACTGATGCGGACGGGCACCCTTTTGAAGTCGAACAATATATGAAGGATTTCATTTGGCATGATCAGCATCATATACAGCCTATTCAGAGGCTTCTTCATACTCGCATTGAGGAAATGAGCTTAAATGGCTGGCCTGCCTTGCGGACGATCGTCTATGACGGCTGGCTGCTTCGTTTTTCCAACGGCTATACGAAGCGCTCAAACTCGATTAATCCGATTTATGGACACACGTTGGAGCTGGATGCCAAGATACGTGCTTGCGAGGAGCTTTATGATCAGAAAGGGATACGTACCACTTTCAAAATCACGCCCCTTAGCCAGCCAGCCACGCTTGATGAAGAGCTTGCTTCACGCGGCTATGCGCTTATCGACCAAACCGTTGTAAAGACCGTCCATCTATCCGAAGTTCGCGCCCCTACCTATGACGATGTTTGGCTGGAGAGCGAGCCTTCCGAAAGCTGGCTTGATGCCGTCGCTATATTTAGTGGGTTAACCGCTGAACAAAAAACGACGACTCGCCAAATGCTGGAGCACTCACCGCTAAAATCTTGTTTCGCGCTGCTGCATGTCAACGGAATTCCGGTTGCCGGAGGGTTTGCCGTCATCGAAGAGGAGTGGATAGGCCTTTATGACATTGTCACGGATCAAGAACATCGAAATAAAGGCTACGGCGAGCAGCTTATTTTGCACTTGCTGCAATGGGGCAAGAGCAATAGTGCGAGAAACGGATATTTACTAGTTGTGAAAAATAATGCGCCAGCCAATCGTTTGTATGATAAGCTCGGCTACATTCCGCAGTACGAATATTGGTACCGCGTTCGTGAAAGCATTACATAG
- a CDS encoding DEAD/DEAH box helicase codes for MSNAFNALGIIPKLSDLLHQDGIIEPTPVQKQAIPLLLNGQDVIAQAQTGTGKTIAFALPILQRINIEKEQVQALILTPTRELAIQITSELKKLVPAVGVSVLAAYGGQDVDAQIRKLQRSPHIVVATPGRLIDHMKRETINLGKLQMLVLDEADQMLHMGFLPDVESIISQTPKARQTMLFSATMPDAIRKLAADYMKTPVDIRVRSTNVTLDSITQIVYETTDRTKQQTLVHLLERHQPYLAVVFCRTKVRAKKLNKELQELGIESDELHGDLTQAKREQVMKRFRDARLQVLVATDVAARGLDVEGVTHVYNYDVPQDGELYIHRIGRTGRAGHDGAAITLATPYDKNHLILIEQSINAKLTRRAIDSEGVETSVHVQTGDRLDKGRSSGASRGGSRSANGKPAEGGRRGRERTGQSDRGAKPGGRRGQRETVRPSNGKRPSRTAEVRGEASETAVEKTSGWAARRAERHDNENAARGGERTSTRSASPRGNERDRSSSARTGASRTGGFGSPRGAEHAAGRASAKVESPWEAARKDIKASNERGAVRGKAQSGGRGGQRGNSSTGGRSSSPAGGRSGSPTGGSRGGSPSNKPRGGRGR; via the coding sequence ATGTCAAACGCATTTAACGCTTTGGGTATCATTCCCAAGCTAAGCGATCTGCTTCACCAAGATGGAATTATCGAACCGACTCCGGTTCAAAAACAAGCCATTCCGCTCCTTCTTAACGGGCAGGATGTCATTGCGCAAGCACAAACGGGCACAGGCAAAACAATCGCGTTTGCTTTGCCTATTTTGCAACGAATTAATATAGAGAAAGAGCAAGTACAAGCTCTGATATTGACACCAACCAGAGAGCTTGCCATTCAAATAACGAGCGAGCTAAAAAAACTTGTTCCAGCTGTTGGCGTTAGTGTCCTCGCTGCTTATGGCGGTCAAGACGTTGATGCTCAAATACGCAAGCTGCAGCGCTCGCCTCATATTGTAGTTGCCACGCCTGGTCGACTTATCGACCATATGAAGCGTGAGACGATCAATTTGGGCAAACTTCAAATGCTAGTTCTCGATGAAGCTGATCAAATGCTCCACATGGGCTTCTTGCCTGATGTAGAGAGCATTATTTCCCAAACACCAAAGGCACGTCAGACGATGCTCTTCTCTGCTACGATGCCTGATGCAATCAGAAAGCTGGCAGCTGATTATATGAAAACCCCTGTCGATATTCGCGTACGAAGCACGAATGTCACTCTCGACAGCATTACCCAGATCGTATATGAGACGACGGATAGAACGAAGCAGCAGACGCTCGTTCATCTGCTTGAGCGCCACCAGCCCTATTTGGCTGTCGTTTTTTGCCGGACGAAGGTTCGCGCTAAGAAATTAAATAAAGAGCTGCAGGAGCTTGGCATTGAATCCGATGAGCTGCATGGCGATCTTACGCAAGCCAAGCGTGAGCAAGTTATGAAACGTTTTAGAGATGCTCGCCTTCAGGTACTCGTTGCAACAGATGTTGCAGCACGCGGCCTTGATGTGGAAGGTGTCACGCATGTATATAACTACGACGTTCCTCAGGACGGCGAGCTCTATATTCACCGGATAGGAAGAACAGGACGCGCAGGTCATGATGGCGCGGCCATTACGCTAGCGACACCTTATGACAAGAACCATCTGATCCTTATTGAGCAAAGCATCAATGCGAAGCTCACACGTCGTGCCATTGACAGTGAAGGTGTTGAAACTTCAGTCCATGTGCAAACAGGAGATCGTCTAGATAAGGGTCGCAGCAGCGGAGCAAGCAGAGGCGGCAGCCGCAGCGCAAACGGCAAACCAGCCGAAGGCGGCCGTCGTGGTCGTGAACGCACTGGCCAATCGGATCGCGGAGCAAAGCCAGGTGGCCGCAGAGGTCAGCGTGAGACCGTACGTCCGTCAAACGGCAAGCGTCCTAGCAGAACAGCAGAGGTTCGCGGTGAAGCTTCCGAAACAGCTGTTGAAAAAACCTCAGGTTGGGCGGCTCGACGCGCGGAGCGGCACGATAACGAAAACGCGGCTCGCGGTGGCGAACGTACAAGCACGCGCAGCGCCTCCCCTCGCGGCAATGAGCGTGATCGCAGCAGTTCAGCCCGTACGGGTGCAAGCCGCACTGGCGGCTTTGGCAGTCCGCGCGGCGCCGAGCATGCAGCAGGTAGAGCTTCTGCCAAAGTAGAAAGTCCTTGGGAAGCAGCGCGCAAAGATATTAAAGCAAGCAATGAGCGCGGTGCTGTTCGTGGCAAAGCTCAATCAGGCGGTCGTGGCGGTCAGCGCGGAAATTCTTCTACCGGAGGGCGCAGCAGCTCCCCAGCAGGCGGACGCAGCGGTTCACCAACAGGCGGCTCACGTGGGGGAAGCCCCTCCAATAAACCACGCGGTGGTCGTGGCCGGTAA
- a CDS encoding Cof-type HAD-IIB family hydrolase has product MSLQYDLIALDIDGTLLTDDHVLTKAIHETVNEAADRGAQIVLCTGRGPLQALPVLEELGLGGTLITHNGAATINSDDRSVIHQFDMIPEHLSRYVSYSRDEAIHFDLNTAFEMMVENVTPEAEAMYLRFQATPAVQDFRLTLPNGLVKFTVFGSKEKMDEVQAEWEGWPQHLHSIRSGDFFIDVHHAEASKGRALQQLAQFRGIDPSRILAIGNYYNDITMLQFAGMGIAMGNSPQEVKQAAKAVAPSNSEDGVAQALREYAWS; this is encoded by the coding sequence ATGAGCTTGCAATATGATTTAATTGCTTTGGATATTGATGGTACTTTACTAACGGATGATCATGTTCTAACGAAGGCAATACACGAAACGGTCAACGAGGCTGCTGATCGAGGCGCTCAAATCGTGTTATGTACTGGACGAGGCCCTCTACAGGCGCTTCCCGTATTGGAGGAGCTCGGACTCGGGGGGACGCTCATTACTCATAATGGGGCAGCTACGATTAATTCAGATGACCGTTCGGTTATTCATCAATTCGATATGATACCTGAACACCTGAGCAGATATGTTTCCTATTCACGTGATGAGGCCATCCATTTTGATTTAAATACCGCTTTCGAGATGATGGTAGAGAATGTAACGCCAGAAGCTGAGGCGATGTATTTACGCTTTCAAGCAACGCCTGCAGTACAAGATTTTCGTTTGACTTTGCCGAACGGTCTTGTGAAATTCACTGTATTTGGAAGCAAGGAGAAAATGGATGAGGTACAAGCTGAATGGGAGGGATGGCCGCAGCATCTTCATTCGATACGGAGCGGAGATTTTTTCATCGATGTTCATCACGCAGAAGCGAGTAAAGGAAGAGCGCTTCAGCAGCTAGCCCAATTTCGTGGCATTGACCCAAGTCGCATACTTGCCATTGGCAATTATTATAATGATATTACGATGCTGCAATTTGCGGGGATGGGAATCGCAATGGGCAATTCACCGCAGGAAGTGAAGCAGGCGGCGAAAGCAGTAGCCCCTTCAAACAGTGAGGATGGGGTAGCTCAAGCGCTGCGGGAATATGCTTGGAGCTGA
- a CDS encoding YwbE family protein codes for MNGTERSAIKAGIEVDIVLKQDQRTGKLTRGIVKDILTNSPKHPHGIKVRLADGQVGRVKNIHT; via the coding sequence ATGAATGGAACAGAGCGCTCCGCCATCAAGGCGGGCATAGAGGTTGATATTGTTTTGAAGCAGGACCAGCGAACAGGCAAGCTAACGCGAGGTATCGTGAAAGATATTTTAACCAATTCGCCCAAGCATCCTCACGGGATCAAGGTAAGACTGGCTGATGGGCAGGTCGGCAGAGTCAAGAACATACACACATAA
- the leuS gene encoding leucine--tRNA ligase: MSQEQQFHGYNPLVVEPKWQQFWDANKTFQTREEVGKPKFYALDMFPYPSGAGLHVGHPEGYTATDIVSRYKRMKGYNVLHPMGWDAFGLPAEQHALDTGQHPRDITFKNIDNFRRQIKSLGFSYDWDREISTTDPEYYKWTQWIFIQLYNRGLAYVAEVSVNWCEALGTVLANEEVINGLSERGNHPVVRRPMRQWILRITEYADRLLDDLEDLDWSESIKDMQRNWIGKSKGAEVTFDIEGHDSSVVVFTTRPDTLFGATYCVLAPEHELVAQITTEEQKSAIAAYQEAAARKSDLERTDLAKDKSGVFTGAYAINPVNGVKTPIWIADYVLAGYGTGAIMAVPGHDARDWEFAKQFDLPIVEVVQGGDVTKEAYAGDGKHVNSDFINGLTNEEAIAKMIEHLDASGKGKGKVTYRLRDWLFSRQRYWGEPIPIIHLEDGTMKTVPEDQLPLLLPDVDAIQPSGTGESPLAVVTDWVNIIDPETGMKGRRETNTMPQWAGSCWYYLRFIDPKNNEQLCSPEKQKEWLPVDLYIGGAEHAVLHLLYARFWHKVLYDIGVVDTKEPFHKLVNQGMILGNNNEKMSKSRGNVINPDDIVNEFGADTLRMYEMFMGPLEATKPWNTNGVEGTYRFLSRVWRMFINEDGSLSAKIGAGETSDAFKRVWHRSIKKISEDYEGLRFNTVISQLMIFVNEAYKTEALPQEAMENFVQLLSPIAPHIAEELWEKLGRTDSLSYAAFPSFEESWTVDQEVEIVVQVNGKIADRVSIAADMDVAEMESMAKELEKVQELIAGKTIRKVVAVKGKLVNIVAN, translated from the coding sequence ATGAGTCAAGAACAGCAATTTCACGGTTATAATCCACTTGTTGTCGAGCCGAAATGGCAGCAATTCTGGGATGCCAACAAAACATTTCAAACTAGAGAAGAAGTAGGCAAGCCTAAGTTTTACGCATTAGATATGTTCCCGTATCCATCTGGAGCGGGATTGCATGTCGGTCATCCTGAAGGCTACACAGCTACGGATATTGTGTCCCGCTACAAAAGAATGAAAGGCTATAACGTGCTTCATCCTATGGGCTGGGATGCCTTTGGCTTGCCGGCTGAGCAGCATGCGCTGGATACAGGACAGCATCCGCGTGACATCACGTTCAAAAACATTGATAATTTCCGCAGACAAATTAAATCACTTGGCTTCTCGTATGATTGGGATCGTGAGATCAGCACGACTGATCCAGAGTACTACAAATGGACGCAGTGGATTTTCATTCAATTGTATAATAGAGGATTGGCTTACGTTGCTGAAGTATCAGTAAACTGGTGCGAAGCACTGGGTACAGTTCTGGCAAATGAAGAAGTGATTAATGGTCTGAGCGAGCGCGGAAATCATCCGGTTGTTCGTAGGCCCATGCGTCAATGGATTCTAAGAATTACCGAATACGCGGATCGCCTGCTCGATGATCTTGAAGATCTGGATTGGTCGGAGAGCATTAAGGATATGCAGCGCAACTGGATCGGAAAATCCAAGGGAGCAGAGGTTACCTTTGATATTGAAGGCCATGACTCTTCAGTTGTCGTATTTACGACTCGTCCTGACACTTTGTTTGGAGCAACGTATTGTGTGCTTGCGCCTGAGCATGAGCTGGTTGCCCAAATCACAACCGAGGAGCAGAAGTCTGCTATCGCTGCCTACCAGGAAGCAGCAGCTCGCAAAAGTGATCTAGAGCGCACCGATTTGGCTAAGGATAAATCAGGAGTATTCACAGGCGCATATGCGATTAACCCTGTAAATGGCGTGAAAACACCGATTTGGATTGCCGATTATGTACTTGCAGGCTACGGAACAGGAGCGATTATGGCGGTACCAGGCCATGATGCTCGTGACTGGGAGTTTGCTAAGCAATTCGATCTTCCCATCGTGGAGGTCGTGCAAGGCGGCGATGTAACGAAGGAAGCCTATGCAGGCGATGGCAAACATGTTAACTCTGATTTCATCAATGGATTAACGAATGAGGAAGCAATCGCTAAGATGATTGAGCATCTGGATGCATCCGGCAAAGGTAAAGGGAAAGTTACGTACCGCCTTCGCGATTGGCTGTTCAGCCGTCAACGCTACTGGGGCGAGCCGATTCCGATTATTCACCTGGAGGATGGCACGATGAAGACGGTACCTGAAGATCAGCTGCCGCTTCTACTGCCTGATGTGGATGCAATCCAGCCATCGGGAACTGGGGAGTCTCCACTTGCTGTCGTTACGGATTGGGTAAATATTATTGATCCTGAGACAGGCATGAAGGGGCGCCGCGAGACGAATACAATGCCGCAATGGGCAGGAAGCTGCTGGTATTATTTGCGCTTCATCGATCCAAAAAACAACGAGCAGCTTTGCTCCCCTGAGAAACAAAAGGAATGGCTGCCAGTCGATCTGTATATCGGCGGTGCCGAGCATGCTGTGCTTCATCTGCTTTACGCTCGTTTCTGGCATAAGGTGCTGTATGATATTGGTGTAGTCGATACTAAGGAGCCGTTCCATAAGCTTGTTAACCAAGGGATGATACTTGGGAACAATAATGAGAAAATGTCCAAATCGCGCGGAAATGTCATTAATCCTGACGATATCGTAAATGAATTTGGTGCAGATACGCTGCGGATGTACGAAATGTTCATGGGGCCGCTCGAAGCGACAAAGCCTTGGAACACGAATGGTGTAGAAGGAACTTACCGTTTCCTTAGCCGTGTATGGCGTATGTTTATAAATGAGGATGGCAGTTTGAGTGCCAAAATCGGAGCTGGCGAAACAAGCGATGCGTTCAAGCGTGTATGGCATCGCTCCATTAAGAAAATTTCAGAGGATTACGAAGGATTGCGCTTCAATACTGTAATTAGCCAATTGATGATTTTTGTCAATGAAGCATACAAAACAGAAGCGTTGCCGCAAGAAGCGATGGAGAATTTCGTTCAATTGCTGTCTCCAATCGCACCGCATATAGCGGAGGAGCTTTGGGAGAAGCTTGGCCGTACCGATTCCCTATCGTATGCAGCATTCCCATCCTTTGAAGAGTCTTGGACTGTCGATCAGGAAGTAGAAATTGTGGTTCAGGTTAATGGGAAAATTGCGGACCGCGTTTCCATAGCAGCAGACATGGATGTTGCTGAGATGGAGAGCATGGCGAAGGAGCTCGAGAAGGTACAAGAGCTTATTGCTGGCAAAACGATCCGCAAGGTAGTTGCAGTTAAAGGAAAGCTTGTAAACATAGTCGCAAATTAA